The DNA region AGTGGTGGGGGTATATTCTTCTATAGTGTTCACATTGTTTCCTTAAAAAATATTAATATATATATCAAACCCATTTAAAACTTTAACTTATAAATAAAAAAAAGCAATAGTTGTTACATCATAATTTTATGTAAAAAATCTAGCATATATTCCTGATGGAAGTATCAAATCAGTATTTTCTATAGGAAGAGCTATTTCTCCGCTTTCAAAAAAACCATTATTTTTAATTTGAGTTTGCAAAATGTTTTTAAGAGATATATGAGAAAAACTTGCAGTATAGCAGTTAATTAAAAATAGAATAGGGGAGGGAGATAATAGTTTAACGCATTCTTCTACCAATCTTGTTAAACTTGTCTCTATTTGCCAAAGCTCTCCATTAGGACCTCTGCCGTATACTGGAGGGTCCATTATAATAACATCATATTTTCTCTCTCTTCTCACTTCTCTTAAAACAAATTTAATAACATCTTCTATAATAAATCTTACTTTTTTATTTTGAAAATTATTAATTTCGATATTTGTTTTAGCATGTCCAACAATTTTTTTTGTAAGCATCAACATGCACTATTTCATCACAATCTGCATAAGCACAAGCTACAGTAGCTCCTCCTGTATATGCAAATAAATTAAGAGCTTTTATTTCTTTATTTTTATGAGTAGATGATTTTTTTTCTTTGATTTTATCTATTATAAATTGCCAATTAACAGCCTGTTCAGGAAAAAGCCCAATATGTTTGAAGTTTGTGAACTCTATTTTAAATGATAAGTCTTTATATTTTATGATAAAGTTTTCTTTTGGACTGTTAATATATTGCCAATAACCGCCTCCCTTATCAGAGCGATGATATATGGCATCTAAATTATTCCATTTATTTAATTGTTTTTGCCAAATAATTTGAGAATCAGGACGCGATACTAAAAATCCTCCTATATTCTCAAATTTTTCGCCATTTCCAGCATCTAAAATTTTATAATCTTTCCAATCTCTTGCTACAATCATACAGTCTATTATTTTTGATTATAGTAAGTTACATCATTACGAACTACAACTATATCAACTCTTCTATTTAAAGCTCTTCCATCTGGCAAATCATTAGACGCAACCGGTCTAGTATCAGCATAACCCGCAACAGAATATTTATTTATATCTAACTTTCCTGTTTGGTCGCTTTCAAATAATTTTTCTAATACAACAATAGCTCTTGCAGTAGAAAGCCCCCAGTTGTTTCCAAACCATTGTTCTGTAATACTTCCTTCTAATATTGCACCAGAGTCTGTATGACCTTCTATTCTAATATCATTTGGTAATGTGCTAAGTACTGAAGCTATTTTTATAAAAGTTTCTGTATTATTTTGAGTGTTTACTATATTTGTAGAAGCTGATTCAAAATATTGGTCTGCTCCTAATGTGATAACAAAACCTCTTTCATCTTCAGATACTCTTACTTTATTGTTTTTTATTTCTGATTCTAATACTGATACTGCTTTATCCACACTTCTGCCCATAGAGTATCCTCTGTCCATAGCAGGCAAAGCATCTACATTAGCACCACCAGCAACTAATTTACTCTGCGATAAAGTAACCCCTCCAGATAAATTACCGAAAGAGCCCTGAAAAGCAGTAGCTAATAATTGCATAGTAGAATCACTAATAGATTCAGACATAGTAGAAAGCAGTAATACGAAGAACGTAAGTACCAAAGTAACGAAGTCTCCATATGTTTGAAGCCATAATGGAGCAGAAGGACCTGGTACTTGTGCTTTATCACCAGCTTTTTTAGCTTTTTTACCAAATTTAATAGTAGCCATTATATATCCTTAAATTATTTATCTGTCTCCAACCTGCTCATTAACTTTTTGACGTTGAGGAGGAGGTAAGAAAGATACTAATTTATCTTTAACAATTCTAGGGTTATCACCAGCCTGTATAGATAATATACCTTCAAGCATAATGCTCTGTACAATAGCCTCAGAAGCATGTCTTGCAGCAAGTCTACCAGCTATAGGCAAAGCAAAACCGTTAGCGATAACTGAACCGTAGTAAGTAGTAATAAGTGCTACCGCCATACCAGAACCGATGGCTTCAACACCACCGCCGCCGCCCAAACTTCTAAGCATGATTACAAGACCAATTAATGTACCAATCATACCCCAAGCAGGATATAATGAAGCAGCATCTTCAAATACCTTTCTTACTGTATCGTGTCTTGCTTCTACGTTATCTATTTCTGTATTCAAAATATTTTTTACTAGTTCTGGGTCTGTTCCGTCTACTACAAGCTGC from Brachyspira pilosicoli P43/6/78 includes:
- a CDS encoding class I SAM-dependent methyltransferase, with translation MIVARDWKDYKILDAGNGEKFENIGGFLVSRPDSQIIWQKQLNKWNNLDAIYHRSDKGGGYWQYINSPKENFIIKYKDLSFKIEFTNFKHIGLFPEQAVNWQFIIDKIKEKKSSTHKNKEIKALNLFAYTGGATVACAYADCDEIVHVDAYKKNCWTC
- a CDS encoding OmpA family protein, with translation MATIKFGKKAKKAGDKAQVPGPSAPLWLQTYGDFVTLVLTFFVLLLSTMSESISDSTMQLLATAFQGSFGNLSGGVTLSQSKLVAGGANVDALPAMDRGYSMGRSVDKAVSVLESEIKNNKVRVSEDERGFVITLGADQYFESASTNIVNTQNNTETFIKIASVLSTLPNDIRIEGHTDSGAILEGSITEQWFGNNWGLSTARAIVVLEKLFESDQTGKLDINKYSVAGYADTRPVASNDLPDGRALNRRVDIVVVRNDVTYYNQK
- a CDS encoding motility protein A; this encodes MDIIVPLGFLLVIGINLFGIISGGGNVGHMVDIASAVVTGLGGTTSLFVANDIGTILGVPKAIKVLLNKPNYDEAQIIITLISFSEKARREGLLVLEDDIQEVSDPFLKKGMQLVVDGTDPELVKNILNTEIDNVEARHDTVRKVFEDAASLYPAWGMIGTLIGLVIMLRSLGGGGGVEAIGSGMAVALITTYYGSVIANGFALPIAGRLAARHASEAIVQSIMLEGILSIQAGDNPRIVKDKLVSFLPPPQRQKVNEQVGDR